From the Acidimicrobiia bacterium genome, one window contains:
- a CDS encoding SCO family protein produces the protein MVDNPTHKPSFVLTDTEGQAFDFSEETAGRLTFLYFGYTNCPDVCPVHLAQLKEVFERLPDVRRNSTVVFVTVDPQRDSPEAIRSYLDAFHTDFIGLTGSPEELEAAQIAAGVAVAVREGDGDAYTMGHAGQVLVYAPDGLGYSVYPFGTRQSDWMHDLPILLERTGP, from the coding sequence GTGGTCGACAACCCGACCCACAAACCGTCGTTCGTTCTCACCGACACCGAGGGCCAAGCCTTCGACTTCTCAGAAGAGACGGCCGGAAGGCTGACCTTTCTCTACTTCGGCTATACGAACTGTCCCGATGTGTGCCCGGTGCACCTTGCGCAGCTGAAAGAAGTCTTCGAGCGTCTCCCGGACGTCCGCCGGAACTCGACGGTGGTGTTCGTCACGGTCGATCCGCAGCGCGATTCGCCGGAAGCCATAAGGTCGTACCTCGATGCGTTTCACACCGACTTCATCGGACTGACCGGCTCTCCGGAGGAACTCGAGGCAGCTCAAATCGCCGCAGGCGTGGCCGTCGCCGTGAGAGAAGGGGACGGCGACGCCTATACGATGGGACATGCCGGTCAGGTACTCGTCTACGCGCCCGACGGACTCGGTTACAGCGTCTACCCGTTCGGAACTCGCCAGAGTGACTGGATGCACGACCTTCCGATTCTTCTTGAGCGCACCGGACCATGA
- a CDS encoding cytochrome c has protein sequence MKRMPVGVLVVALMVSACGGLPALSDEAAEGRELIVSLGCTGCHGETDGMAPSLTGLWGTLRPLVGGSTVLFDGDYVRESITEPGERIVQGYDPRMPGFSLSDGDLDAIVAYLEESR, from the coding sequence ATGAAGAGAATGCCGGTCGGAGTGCTGGTTGTTGCATTGATGGTCTCGGCTTGCGGCGGGCTCCCTGCGCTGTCCGACGAGGCAGCCGAGGGCCGCGAACTGATCGTCTCCCTCGGATGTACCGGATGTCACGGCGAAACCGACGGTATGGCTCCTTCCCTGACAGGGTTATGGGGTACGCTGCGCCCGCTGGTCGGCGGATCTACTGTGTTGTTCGACGGCGACTATGTTCGGGAATCGATAACGGAACCGGGGGAGAGGATCGTGCAGGGGTATGACCCGCGGATGCCCGGCTTCTCGTTGAGTGACGGCGATCTCGACGCGATCGTCGCGTATCTGGAGGAGTCGAGATGA
- a CDS encoding SURF1 family protein: MYAFLRRPAWLALQLVVLGLVVSFLLLGRWQLDRLDERRSENALISDRLAADPTGWSSYSAVLPPEYTLLTVKGEFDTGEEVLLRSQVDLGRPGFDVLTPLYLDSGSTIVVNRGWVPLALDQVPVEEATPPDGVVAVDGYVRYPLAGASAGSGSDGDSHIFARVDLDRFDLRTDGDLEPFYLELTSMKPAGGSLPVTEGLPELSDGPHLSYAVQWFAFALVSTFGLAALIRSTARRRSRISRREEPQQPDSW; the protein is encoded by the coding sequence ATGTACGCCTTTCTGCGGCGACCGGCATGGTTGGCCCTTCAACTCGTCGTCCTCGGCCTAGTTGTCTCCTTCCTCCTGCTTGGAAGATGGCAACTGGACCGACTCGACGAACGGAGGTCCGAGAACGCCCTCATCTCCGATCGGCTTGCCGCAGACCCGACCGGTTGGTCGTCCTATTCCGCGGTTCTGCCACCCGAATACACGCTCCTCACCGTCAAAGGTGAATTCGATACCGGCGAGGAGGTGCTTCTCCGCAGTCAGGTCGACCTCGGACGGCCGGGTTTCGATGTACTGACACCGCTCTATCTGGACTCCGGATCGACAATTGTCGTCAACAGGGGGTGGGTGCCGCTGGCGCTGGATCAAGTGCCGGTCGAGGAGGCGACTCCTCCCGACGGCGTCGTGGCCGTCGACGGGTACGTCCGTTATCCTCTCGCCGGCGCTTCGGCAGGGTCGGGATCCGATGGTGACTCTCACATCTTTGCCCGGGTGGACCTGGATCGGTTTGACCTACGGACCGATGGTGATCTGGAACCGTTCTATCTCGAGTTGACCTCGATGAAACCGGCCGGCGGTTCGCTACCGGTCACAGAAGGGCTCCCAGAGTTGAGCGACGGCCCGCACCTCTCCTACGCCGTGCAGTGGTTCGCCTTCGCTCTGGTCAGTACGTTCGGGCTGGCGGCTCTGATCCGATCGACCGCCCGACGCCGTTCCCGGATCAGTCGTCGTGAAGAACCTCAGCAGCCTGACTCATGGTGA
- a CDS encoding copper chaperone PCu(A)C, whose amino-acid sequence MRWATLLMLPALVSVAAACGGAPAIEIRSPVVAMPAGPVTAAYFEVVNNGDTADRIVGVRSEIGRAEIHRSFYDGELMHMEPVSELPVAGGGVAVFQPGGLHVMLSDLGDLDIGQTVTVTLVFEVAGPIDFEALVTTYAEIAP is encoded by the coding sequence ATGAGGTGGGCGACGCTGCTGATGCTGCCGGCCCTCGTGAGCGTGGCAGCCGCGTGTGGAGGTGCACCCGCGATCGAAATCCGGTCTCCGGTTGTCGCGATGCCGGCCGGTCCGGTCACCGCGGCCTACTTCGAGGTCGTCAACAACGGAGACACGGCGGATCGGATAGTCGGAGTGCGCTCGGAGATCGGCCGAGCGGAGATCCACCGCAGTTTCTACGACGGAGAACTGATGCACATGGAGCCGGTGTCGGAGCTGCCCGTCGCCGGGGGAGGGGTTGCCGTCTTCCAACCCGGTGGCCTTCACGTGATGCTGAGCGACCTCGGCGACCTCGACATCGGGCAGACCGTCACCGTGACCCTCGTCTTTGAGGTGGCGGGACCGATCGATTTCGAGGCGCTGGTTACGACCTATGCAGAGATCGCCCCATGA
- a CDS encoding MBL fold metallo-hydrolase, which translates to MTEYSIERLSDGLYAIDAWMEEHPQRLACYLFDTPERVLVEVGPSATLHHLTAALDEMGIDDLATIVVTHIHIDHAGGAGQIAQSFPKARIGVHSKGARHLEQPDRLWSSALQVFGEDWLTSNWGPMIPIDRDRLLVLDDGDRIPLGGGRTLEALYTPGHAKHHITYYEEVSGGMFVGDSLGLSYPHGHAVQPVTPPPDFDPVAATEQMRRMGSIGPAFLGFAHFGPNYQVEEALASSEQQLWEWVRFVEQVAELDDDAATERLRRWTIERHRADGYSEEDIDTYDRATFWPMQVRGIRHWMSSRQE; encoded by the coding sequence ATGACCGAATACTCCATCGAACGACTGTCGGATGGCCTATATGCGATCGACGCCTGGATGGAGGAGCACCCGCAACGTCTGGCGTGCTACCTCTTCGACACACCCGAGCGCGTCCTCGTCGAAGTCGGCCCGTCGGCGACGCTGCATCACCTGACGGCCGCGCTCGACGAAATGGGGATCGACGATCTGGCCACGATCGTGGTGACCCATATTCACATCGATCATGCGGGCGGCGCCGGCCAGATCGCACAATCCTTCCCGAAGGCCCGAATCGGCGTGCATTCAAAGGGGGCAAGGCATTTGGAGCAGCCGGACCGTCTGTGGAGTTCTGCCTTGCAAGTCTTCGGAGAGGACTGGCTCACCTCGAACTGGGGACCGATGATCCCGATCGACCGGGATCGTCTTCTGGTGCTGGATGACGGTGACCGCATCCCTCTCGGCGGCGGGCGCACCCTGGAGGCGCTCTATACCCCGGGTCATGCGAAGCACCACATCACCTACTACGAGGAGGTCAGCGGTGGGATGTTCGTGGGGGACTCACTCGGCCTCTCCTACCCCCACGGCCATGCCGTTCAACCGGTCACTCCCCCACCGGACTTCGACCCGGTGGCGGCCACCGAGCAGATGCGCCGGATGGGTTCCATCGGACCAGCCTTCCTCGGCTTCGCCCATTTCGGACCGAACTATCAGGTCGAAGAAGCGCTGGCATCGTCCGAACAACAGCTCTGGGAGTGGGTGAGGTTCGTAGAGCAGGTGGCCGAACTCGACGACGACGCAGCCACCGAGCGACTGCGCCGGTGGACGATCGAACGACATAGGGCCGACGGGTACTCGGAGGAGGACATCGATACCTACGACCGGGCCACCTTCTGGCCGATGCAGGTCAGAGGAATCCGCCATTGGATGAGTTCCCGTCAAGAGTGA
- the trxA gene encoding thioredoxin has translation MATVELTKDNFEETITNNDVVFVDFWAEWCGPCRMFAPTFEAASEKHANVVFGKVDTEAQQELAGYFQIRSIPTLMAFRENVVLFSQPGALPAPAFDDLIEQVLAVDMDEVHKTIAEQRAKEDAEANA, from the coding sequence GTGGCAACTGTTGAGCTGACAAAAGACAACTTCGAAGAGACCATCACCAACAACGACGTGGTCTTCGTCGACTTCTGGGCGGAGTGGTGCGGGCCGTGCCGGATGTTCGCGCCCACGTTTGAAGCTGCTTCCGAAAAGCACGCCAACGTCGTCTTCGGCAAGGTCGATACCGAGGCCCAGCAGGAATTGGCTGGCTATTTCCAGATCCGCTCGATCCCAACACTGATGGCGTTTCGCGAGAACGTCGTCCTGTTCTCGCAACCGGGTGCACTTCCCGCACCGGCATTCGATGACTTGATCGAGCAGGTGCTGGCAGTCGACATGGACGAGGTTCACAAGACCATTGCCGAGCAACGGGCCAAAGAAGACGCAGAAGCAAACGCCTGA
- a CDS encoding cytochrome c oxidase assembly protein, translated as MSISWWCTAISEPWSWKFRAYPGIWLTVAALAGTYLWSVRRNRSVEPHSRRQTAFFMVGVAVFWIASDWPLGTLGAGYLASAHMVQYILYVLVAAPLLWLGTPEWMARRILAATRIYRPGRSLRRFPLVMGVTFNATLVLSHTPIAVDALRASQLGSFAMDAIWLLSGLALWAPIVGTVTEFRERSYPARMVYLFFASGIVTIIPASFLTFAELPLYQTYELAPRVFGLSAVDDQQIAGLIMKLAAVPIVWPVLAAMMYRWAASEKASA; from the coding sequence ATGAGCATCTCCTGGTGGTGCACCGCTATCAGTGAACCCTGGTCGTGGAAGTTTCGAGCGTACCCGGGCATCTGGCTGACGGTGGCCGCTCTGGCAGGGACCTACCTGTGGAGCGTGCGCCGCAACCGTTCCGTCGAGCCGCACTCTCGAAGGCAAACGGCCTTCTTCATGGTGGGGGTGGCCGTCTTCTGGATTGCCTCCGACTGGCCGCTGGGAACCCTGGGAGCCGGATATCTGGCAAGTGCTCACATGGTGCAATACATCCTGTATGTGCTCGTCGCCGCACCGCTACTGTGGCTGGGCACTCCCGAGTGGATGGCCCGTCGAATACTGGCAGCCACGCGCATCTATCGGCCCGGTAGATCGCTGCGACGATTCCCGCTGGTGATGGGAGTCACGTTCAACGCGACGTTGGTGCTGTCCCACACGCCGATTGCGGTAGACGCGCTGCGGGCTTCGCAACTCGGGTCGTTCGCAATGGATGCGATCTGGCTGCTGTCCGGACTTGCCCTGTGGGCGCCGATCGTCGGAACGGTCACCGAGTTCCGTGAGCGGTCCTATCCGGCCCGGATGGTCTACCTGTTCTTCGCTTCCGGAATCGTGACCATCATCCCGGCCAGCTTCCTGACATTTGCCGAGTTGCCCCTCTACCAGACCTATGAACTGGCGCCGAGAGTATTCGGGTTGAGTGCCGTCGACGATCAGCAGATCGCCGGGCTCATCATGAAGCTGGCCGCAGTTCCGATCGTGTGGCCGGTGCTGGCCGCCATGATGTATCGGTGGGCGGCGTCGGAGAAGGCTTCGGCGTAA
- a CDS encoding L,D-transpeptidase family protein, with product MKTAALFVLAILIVPAGMAAAIPSIDGDYTVAGEWPVPGRFSSGDHGPWVAELQIALNDAGFRAGEPDGYFGRSTLAAVYAFQKVHDLPRDGVFLRDHWGLLGEPLVVPGDAPEDTRVEVDLGRQVLYLIEEGAVAFVLPISSASGDAYRHSSGRVVRAKTPEGSYEFYKKVDGWRISYLGALYRPFYFSGGYAIHGSGSVPPYPASHGCIRVEMWDMDFLAPQLELGMPVYVYGARNERSTIVPEPPLTVGERAGRRLTVGPAGFLPG from the coding sequence ATGAAAACGGCAGCTCTGTTCGTTCTGGCGATACTCATCGTGCCGGCCGGTATGGCCGCGGCCATACCGTCGATCGACGGCGATTACACCGTCGCCGGGGAGTGGCCGGTACCCGGGCGGTTCAGCTCGGGGGACCACGGACCCTGGGTGGCGGAACTGCAGATCGCTCTCAACGACGCCGGGTTCCGGGCGGGGGAACCCGACGGCTACTTCGGACGCTCCACGCTGGCGGCCGTGTACGCATTCCAGAAAGTGCACGATCTCCCCAGGGACGGAGTGTTCCTCCGGGACCACTGGGGTCTACTCGGCGAACCGCTGGTTGTGCCAGGGGATGCGCCGGAGGACACCCGGGTCGAAGTCGATCTCGGGCGGCAGGTCCTCTATCTCATCGAAGAGGGCGCCGTCGCGTTCGTGTTGCCCATCTCCTCGGCCAGCGGCGACGCTTACAGGCATTCTTCCGGAAGAGTGGTCCGAGCCAAGACCCCGGAAGGCAGCTACGAGTTCTACAAGAAGGTGGATGGGTGGCGGATCTCCTACCTCGGTGCCCTCTACCGGCCGTTCTACTTCTCCGGCGGGTATGCCATCCACGGCTCTGGGAGCGTGCCACCCTACCCGGCGTCCCACGGCTGCATCAGGGTCGAGATGTGGGATATGGACTTTCTGGCCCCGCAACTCGAGCTCGGCATGCCCGTCTACGTCTACGGGGCACGCAACGAGAGGTCGACGATCGTGCCGGAGCCGCCGTTGACCGTCGGTGAGAGAGCCGGGCGGCGCCTGACGGTCGGCCCGGCGGGTTTCCTCCCCGGGTAG
- a CDS encoding gamma-glutamyltransferase — MTQIVVAASSQLAADVGGRIADAGGNAVDAAIGANLTAMITEPGVCAIGGGGFVTVWPQQSDPVTIDGYMEMPGRGLASERFGGGAFDVTMPYGGGVTTTVGHGSVATPGALAAFNRASERFGAIPWREILGPIIEVVRDGFPLSQASRLYLEFSAESVFGWEPEGRAALFPNGELLGAGDRVSIPELVETLGVIADLGVESFYEGDLARLMSDDIVANGGILTREDLAAYRAIERPSLHSELDDWQIATNPAPAIGGAALAAMLFLLEGTGFPGWNIEGMHHLVRAQQAVLGFRRDFVDTAQDRPAVIQRLLDLSQTGDWRRLLTSPSTVHTSAVDAAGSACSITMSAGYGSGVMPPGTGMWMNNSLGELELNRLGFHSLPPGTRLVSNMAPTVARRTDGAVLSIGSPGADRITTAILSTLLNLIHLGMDLDEAVQHPRLHVEFTDEGGRIGYEPGLDVGRLGLISRRFETTDMFFGGVGAALFDPDLGLTAAADHRRTGGISFGGA, encoded by the coding sequence ATGACCCAAATCGTTGTAGCAGCATCGTCGCAGCTGGCGGCCGACGTCGGGGGACGCATTGCGGATGCCGGGGGGAACGCGGTCGACGCCGCCATTGGGGCCAATCTGACGGCGATGATCACCGAGCCGGGCGTCTGCGCGATCGGCGGCGGGGGCTTCGTTACCGTCTGGCCGCAGCAATCCGATCCCGTCACCATCGACGGGTACATGGAGATGCCCGGCCGGGGACTGGCCTCGGAGAGATTCGGGGGTGGCGCATTCGACGTGACGATGCCATACGGCGGTGGTGTCACCACGACGGTCGGCCACGGCTCCGTGGCAACGCCCGGTGCACTCGCCGCATTCAACCGGGCCTCGGAGAGGTTCGGGGCGATACCGTGGCGGGAGATCCTTGGTCCCATCATCGAAGTCGTGCGAGATGGTTTTCCGCTGTCGCAAGCATCTCGCTTGTATCTCGAGTTTTCGGCCGAATCAGTGTTCGGGTGGGAGCCTGAAGGTCGTGCTGCCCTCTTTCCGAACGGGGAGCTACTCGGAGCAGGCGACCGCGTCTCCATCCCCGAACTCGTCGAAACACTCGGTGTGATCGCCGACCTGGGCGTTGAATCGTTCTATGAAGGTGACCTCGCCCGACTCATGAGCGATGACATAGTCGCCAACGGCGGAATCCTCACGAGGGAGGACCTGGCGGCCTATCGCGCCATCGAACGCCCGTCCCTGCACTCGGAGTTGGACGACTGGCAAATCGCCACCAACCCGGCTCCGGCGATCGGGGGAGCGGCGCTGGCAGCCATGCTGTTCCTCTTGGAAGGAACGGGTTTCCCCGGCTGGAATATAGAAGGAATGCATCACCTCGTCCGGGCGCAGCAGGCGGTCCTCGGGTTCCGGCGAGACTTCGTCGACACGGCGCAAGACCGCCCGGCGGTCATCCAGCGCCTCCTCGATCTTTCGCAGACAGGGGATTGGCGACGGTTGCTCACGTCACCTTCGACCGTGCATACGTCGGCCGTCGACGCAGCCGGCAGCGCCTGTTCCATCACCATGTCCGCCGGATACGGATCGGGTGTGATGCCGCCGGGGACCGGAATGTGGATGAACAACTCGCTTGGTGAACTCGAGCTGAACCGGCTCGGTTTTCATTCGCTTCCCCCCGGTACCCGGTTGGTGTCGAACATGGCACCGACGGTCGCACGCCGCACGGACGGCGCGGTACTGTCGATCGGATCACCGGGAGCCGACCGGATCACGACTGCCATCCTCTCGACCCTTCTCAACCTGATTCACCTCGGGATGGACCTGGATGAGGCCGTTCAGCATCCGCGTCTTCACGTCGAATTCACCGACGAGGGTGGTCGCATTGGTTATGAACCCGGACTCGATGTGGGCAGACTCGGCCTGATATCCCGCCGGTTCGAGACAACGGATATGTTCTTCGGCGGAGTCGGCGCCGCTCTGTTCGACCCGGACCTCGGTCTGACCGCGGCGGCCGATCATCGCCGGACCGGCGGCATCTCCTTCGGCGGCGCGTAG
- a CDS encoding single-stranded DNA-binding protein, translating into MDFNLVVLGGHLAAPPEVRVFESGARLLRYLITVKNDEPRRRVDVLPVTLWDPSDDLLGRESQAGDRLWCVGSAQRRFWDGRDGRRSRIELVAASVSLRDPAGLFPDPSNT; encoded by the coding sequence ATGGACTTCAACCTCGTCGTACTCGGCGGCCATCTGGCCGCCCCGCCGGAAGTGAGAGTGTTCGAATCCGGGGCCCGCTTGCTCCGGTACCTGATCACAGTGAAGAATGACGAACCGCGCCGTCGGGTCGACGTGCTGCCGGTGACCCTGTGGGATCCATCCGATGACTTGCTCGGCCGGGAGTCGCAGGCGGGCGATCGACTCTGGTGTGTCGGAAGTGCGCAACGACGATTCTGGGACGGTCGAGACGGCCGGCGAAGCCGCATCGAGCTCGTCGCCGCCAGCGTGAGCCTCCGGGACCCTGCCGGCCTGTTCCCCGATCCTTCCAATACATGA
- a CDS encoding HisA/HisF-related TIM barrel protein: MDLYSRVNILEGRAVRLPHGDVHEAIALDADPLERARGWVAKGATRIQIVDLDAAAYGDYRNRPLIREIIEALDIPVQVAGGIRSPQEAARMIEAGAWRVVMGTAAIEEQVMAWDLFRTYPGKVAVSLDVLPDEELVVRGWTAHSGRFLEEVLIELSAGGAAAYLVSEAGRDALEEPPNFGILRRALAIVDEPVIAAGGARNLADLQALYELESDGKRLGGVIVGREVTAGRFTMSQAAEVLHDD, from the coding sequence ATGGATCTCTACTCACGCGTAAACATCCTCGAGGGCCGCGCCGTCAGGCTTCCCCACGGAGACGTGCACGAAGCTATTGCCCTGGATGCCGATCCCCTCGAGCGAGCCCGAGGGTGGGTTGCAAAGGGTGCGACCCGTATTCAGATCGTCGATCTCGACGCCGCCGCCTACGGCGACTACCGGAACCGCCCATTGATACGCGAAATCATCGAAGCCCTCGACATCCCCGTTCAGGTAGCGGGCGGAATCCGCTCCCCGCAGGAGGCTGCGCGCATGATCGAAGCCGGGGCATGGCGTGTCGTCATGGGCACTGCCGCTATCGAAGAACAGGTCATGGCATGGGACCTGTTTCGAACCTATCCCGGCAAGGTGGCGGTCAGCCTCGACGTCCTGCCGGATGAGGAGCTGGTGGTGCGTGGATGGACTGCCCACTCCGGAAGGTTCCTCGAAGAGGTACTCATCGAACTGTCGGCAGGCGGAGCGGCGGCGTACCTGGTCTCAGAGGCCGGCCGCGACGCGCTGGAGGAGCCGCCGAACTTCGGAATCCTCCGGCGCGCACTTGCGATCGTCGACGAGCCCGTGATCGCGGCCGGTGGAGCTCGCAACCTCGCCGATCTCCAGGCGCTCTATGAACTCGAAAGCGACGGGAAGCGACTCGGCGGCGTTATCGTCGGCCGTGAAGTAACCGCCGGCCGGTTCACCATGAGTCAGGCTGCTGAGGTTCTTCACGACGACTGA